One segment of Bacteroidota bacterium DNA contains the following:
- a CDS encoding HlyD family secretion protein has translation MKKKETIQRSEPVQEILGTIPPWIIRRGITLFLVIILVLLAGSWFFKYPDFLNAEIEVLTQNPPADVVARASGKLEALFIEDNSHVEKGTRIAVIENPANHIQVFDLGTILQTLKAPVYKTFIDTLPFFEYAGLNALGEIQPFFSVFLKNYLDYQNYLKVNYYSRKIEALRIQIKDHRIYYEYLYRQRNTLEEDYRLAEKDYKRHEQLFRNGAIAEAELEKKESEMLQKKHDFEEARTNLATTQIKITELEEDILEFQLQQQQESSRLQLDLRESYENLYSRVQTWNQTYVIMAPISGRVTFNKYWAENQNITLGDRVVSVVPVDSANIIGKMYVPIQGSGKVKTGQKVNIRFYNFPYMEFGMVEGRISNISGVPADNEYLVEVGFPEGLKTNYGITLEFNQMMKGSAEIITEDIRLLVRIIRPLRSLIQNRSFREVSPETVSNKNNR, from the coding sequence ATGAAGAAAAAGGAAACCATACAAAGAAGCGAGCCTGTACAGGAGATTCTGGGAACCATACCTCCCTGGATCATCCGCAGGGGGATAACCCTCTTCCTGGTTATCATCCTCGTACTGCTCGCAGGAAGCTGGTTTTTCAAATATCCCGACTTCCTGAATGCCGAAATTGAAGTCCTGACCCAAAACCCACCCGCCGACGTGGTGGCTAGGGCAAGCGGCAAGCTTGAAGCGCTGTTCATCGAAGACAATTCACATGTGGAGAAAGGCACCCGCATTGCCGTAATCGAAAACCCGGCCAACCATATACAAGTGTTTGACCTGGGGACAATCTTGCAAACCCTTAAGGCACCCGTTTACAAAACCTTTATCGATACCCTTCCCTTTTTCGAATACGCCGGACTGAATGCACTGGGCGAGATACAACCATTCTTTTCCGTGTTCCTGAAAAACTACCTGGATTATCAGAATTACCTTAAGGTCAATTACTATTCCAGGAAAATAGAAGCGTTGCGGATACAGATTAAAGACCACCGCATCTATTACGAATACCTTTACAGACAGAGGAATACCCTGGAGGAAGATTACAGGCTTGCAGAGAAAGACTACAAGAGGCACGAACAGTTATTCCGGAACGGAGCCATAGCCGAAGCAGAACTGGAGAAGAAAGAGAGTGAGATGCTACAGAAAAAACATGATTTCGAAGAGGCACGCACCAACCTGGCCACTACACAGATCAAGATAACGGAGTTGGAAGAAGACATCCTGGAGTTCCAGCTCCAACAGCAGCAGGAGAGCTCACGCCTGCAGCTTGATTTGAGGGAATCGTATGAAAACCTGTATAGCCGGGTACAAACATGGAACCAGACCTATGTCATCATGGCCCCGATCAGCGGAAGGGTTACCTTTAACAAGTACTGGGCAGAAAATCAGAATATTACCCTGGGCGACCGTGTTGTTTCCGTGGTTCCGGTCGACTCGGCCAATATCATCGGGAAAATGTATGTCCCCATTCAGGGATCGGGCAAGGTAAAAACCGGACAGAAGGTAAATATCCGCTTTTACAACTTCCCTTACATGGAGTTTGGCATGGTGGAAGGCAGGATCAGCAATATCTCCGGGGTACCTGCCGACAATGAGTACCTCGTTGAAGTCGGCTTCCCGGAAGGGCTGAAGACAAATTACGGGATCACACTCGAATTCAATCAAATGATGAAAGGATCGGCAGAAATCATCACGGAAGATATACGACTGCTGGTTCGTATCATTCGCCCGCTGCGTTCTCTGATACAAAACCGCTCCTTCAGGGAAGTATCCCCGGAAACAGTCTCAAACAAAAACAATCGCTGA
- a CDS encoding type I restriction enzyme HsdR N-terminal domain-containing protein yields the protein MQALNLPAYEMKVKEEEGRRMIFDPVRKKYVALTPEEWVRQNFLQYLIRGKKYPATLLRVEASFRIHGLSLRADILASDPQGQPLMIVECKAPDVKITQEVFDQAARYNMKWQSPYLTVTNGISHFCSRIFIREERIEFLQDIPSYMDLRI from the coding sequence ATGCAAGCACTGAACCTTCCGGCCTATGAAATGAAAGTCAAAGAAGAGGAAGGCAGGCGGATGATATTCGATCCCGTCAGAAAAAAATATGTTGCTCTGACACCGGAGGAGTGGGTTAGGCAAAATTTTCTGCAATATCTTATCCGGGGAAAAAAATATCCTGCAACCCTTTTGCGTGTGGAAGCCTCATTCCGCATACACGGGCTGAGCCTTCGCGCCGATATCCTGGCATCGGATCCGCAGGGCCAACCACTCATGATCGTAGAATGTAAGGCACCCGATGTTAAAATCACCCAGGAAGTATTCGACCAGGCAGCCCGCTATAACATGAAGTGGCAATCGCCCTACCTTACCGTCACCAACGGCATCTCCCATTTCTGCAGCCGGATATTCATCCGGGAAGAGCGCATTGAGTTTTTACAGGATATTCCTTCCTATATGGATTTAAGAATATAG